One part of the Drosophila teissieri strain GT53w chromosome 3R, Prin_Dtei_1.1, whole genome shotgun sequence genome encodes these proteins:
- the LOC122622040 gene encoding uncharacterized protein LOC122622040, giving the protein MVATTDVFFMSLPSAKNSNIGTVQKIADGADEVIRGLRALNCEERDPWLIFILLSKLDNDTRQAWAQCAESEEKGSYSAFDDHPTSAVTHHADLDTMVRSFMEMDSIQPNQALLDASDPTERHFAATHKRSTDGVYVVEYPFKEKAPPIDSTLPQAINRFFSLERKFRRYSELKKQYKAFLDDYLQRGHMEQLTSAQVKESPDTCFYLPHHAVIKLDSLTTKCRVVLDGSGKDSSGVSLNDRLHIGPPIQRDLLGVCLRFRQHQYVLCADVEKMFRGIIIFKPHTNFQRIVWRKTENEPLLHFRLLTVTYGLAPSPFLAVRVLKQLADDHGHEYPAAAHALLHDAYVDDIPTGANTFEELMILKDELIALLDKGKFKLRKWSSNSWRLLQSLPEEDRCFEPIQLLNKSAADSPVKVLGIQWNPGKDVLYLNLKGCDATISPTKRELLSQLSRIYDPLGLVAPVTVLLKLIFQESWTSVLQWDDPIPESLRTRWRALVEDLPALTQCQVPRYIASPFRGVQLHGFADASSHAYGAVVYARVAVGCSFQVTLVAAKTRVAPIKLVSIPRLELNAATSCWTDSEIVLHWLSAPPRLWNTYVCNRTSEILSDFPRSCWNHVRTEDNPADCASRGLHPSKLLEHRLWWKGPSWLATPTSEWPPSTSKFSVSSSFDVNTEERAIKPTTLHNFPDESIHELLIHKFSTWTRLIRVSSYCHRFIHTLRSHHRNSAPFLTSEELLDAQRRLIRHVQQKSFAREYGQLENRRQLNAKSHLIRFSPFLDDYGVMRVGGRIEQSTLNYNAKHPILIHH; this is encoded by the exons GGATCCCTggctaattttcattttactttcaaaattGGATAACGATACCCGCCAAGCCTGGGCTCAGTGCGCAGAATCCGAGGAAAAAG GCTCTTACTCTGCATTCGATGATCACCCTACTTCTGCGGTTACTCATCACGCGGACCTAGACACGATGGTTCGTTCATTCATGGAGATGGACAGCATTCAGCCTAACCAGGCTCTCCTAGACGCCAGCGATCCCACAGAGCGTCATTTTGCTGCCACACACAAGCGCTCGACGGACGGGGTGTACGTCGTCGAGTATCCCTTCAAGGAGAAGGCACCGCCTATTGATTCGACCTTGCCACAGGCCATCAATCGCTTCTTCTCGCTGGAACGAAAATTTCGTCGGTATTCAGAATTGAAGAAGCAGTACAAAGCTTTCCTGGACGACTACTTGCAACGTGGACATATGGAACAACTGACCTCGGCTCAGGTTAAGGAGTCCCCAGACACCTGCTTCTATTTGCCGCACCACGCTGTCATCAAACTGGACAGTCTGACTACCAAATGTCGTGTAGTTTTGGATGGATCAGGAAAGGACAGCTCTGGAGTATCGCTCAATGACAGACTACATATTGGTCCACCAATTCAACGCGATCTTCTTGGCGTTTGTCTACGCTTCCGGCAGCACCaatatgttttatgcgcaGATGTCGAAAAGATGTTTCGAGGCATTATAATCTTTAAGCCACACACCAATTTTCAGCGCATTGTTTGGCGCAAGACTGAGAATGAACCTCTGCTTCATTTTCGCCTGCTGACGGTTACCTACGGATTGGCACCGTCACCATTTCTGGCTGTTCGAGTTCTAAAGCAACTTGCCGACGATCATGGCCATGAATACCCTGCAGCAGCTCACGCTCTCCTGCACGATGCCTATGTGGACGATATCCCTACAGGCGCCAACACATTCGAGGAGCTTATGATTCTCAAGGACGAGCTTATAGCCCTCTTGGATAAGGGAAAATTCAAGCTACGCAAATGGAGTTCTAATAGTTGGCGTCTTCTGCAATCATTACCAGAGGAAGATAGATGTTTTGAACCTATCCAGCTCCTCAACAAATCAGCTGCGGATTCACCTGTCAAAGTTCTTGGTATCCAATGGAACCCTGGGAAGGACGTTCTGTATCTCAACCTAAAGGGATGCGATGCGACCATTTCTCCGACGAAAAGAGAACTCTTGTCTCAGCTATCAAGAATCTATGATCCGCTTGGACTGGTAGCGCCGGTCACAGTTCTACTCAAGCTAATCTTCCAAGAAAGCTGGACAAGTGTCCTGCAGTGGGACGACCCCATTCCTGAAAGTCTACGTACGCGCTGGAGAGCCTTAGTAGAGGATTTGCCAGCACTTACGCAATGTCAAGTACCACGGTATATTGCGTCACCATTTCGAGGTGTTCAACTACACGGATTCGCCGACGCATCCTCGCACGCCTACGGTGCGGTAGTTTacgctcgagttgcagttggatgcAGCTTTCAAGTAACTCTGGTTGCCGCCAAAACACGGGTGGCCCCGATCAAGCTCGTATCAATTCCACGTTTGGAGCTAAACGCTGC CAcgagctgctggacagattcagAAATTGTGCTACACTGGCTTTCAGCTCCCCCTCGACTGTGGAACACCTACGTCTGCAACCGAACTTCTGAGATATTGAGCGACTTTCCCCGTAGCTGCTGGAACCATGTTCGCACGGAAGACAATCCTGCTGATTGTGCTTCCCGAGGACTTCATCCGTCAAAGCTTCTGGAGCATCGACTGTGGTGGAAAGGTCCGTCCTGGCTGGCCACACCCACCTCTGAGTGGCCACCTTCTACAAGCAAGTTCAGCGTATCTTCAAGTTTCGATGTCAACACCGAAGAACGAGCCATAAAGCCCACGACTTTACATAACTTTCCTGATGAAAGTATACACGAGTTACTCATCCACAAATTCTCAACCTGGACGCGTCTTATAAGGGTATCTAGCTACTGTCATCGCTTTATTCACACTCTTCGATCTCATCATAGGAATTCGGCACCATTCCTTACGTCTGAAGAGTTGCTGGACGCACAGCGCCGACTTATCCGACATGTGCAACAAAAATCCTTTGCCAGAGAATATGGGCAGCTAGAGAATCGACGCCAGCTTAACGCTAAATCGCATCTTATCCGGTTTTCTCCGTTTCTGGATGATTATGGAGTAATGCGAGTCGGTGGGAGAATCGAGCAATCTACACTCAACTACAACGCCAAGCACCCGATTCTGATACACCACTAG